Proteins found in one Pieris napi chromosome 11, ilPieNapi1.2, whole genome shotgun sequence genomic segment:
- the LOC125054023 gene encoding mothers against decapentaplegic homolog 4 isoform X4, which yields MNTTAPTSADACLSIVHSLMCHRQGGESEGFSKRAIESLVKKLKEKRDELDSLITAITTNGAHPSKCVTIQRTLDGRLQVAGRKGFPHVIYARIWRWPDLHKNELKHVKFCQFAFDLKCDSVCVNPYHYERVVSPGIDLSNLTLQSGPSRLVKDEYTAGIGGNGMDMDTGELVTIQHHATSPRHPHTTIAHHHQQFQATNIIINQGQTPDGVPNMFSPHGQRPRPGAPPQMGHSPGQQMISNHQNSQMTQMGPGTPQMGRTTPQIGPGTPQMGPGTPQMGPGTPQMCPGTPQMGPGTPQMGPGTPQMGPGTPQMGPGTPQMGPGNPQMGSNVPQMASPRMASAPNQMSPGAPQITNISQGMSMNAQQMMGQQRAIAPKLEPPDTMDARTMWRMNHSAMPVTMSPGGSTPIIDGANNTFFTTEQTSADTQLTQSMPGSVAVSNVSSVPVTAVASPIEPQQNGFTATSPPQQSPLPHRTQHQQGTWTGNNTLTYTQSLAPPPAAPPVPVDAPSHHHHYYNGNPGGLLSSQPAPEYWCSVAYFELDTQVGETFKVPSSRPNVTVDGYVDPSGGNRFCLGALSNVHRTEQSERARLHIGKGVQLDLRGEGDVWLRCLSDHSVFVQSYYLDREAGRAPGDAVHKIYPSACIKVFDLRQCHRQMQTQAATAQAAAAAQAAAVAGHIAPAHPGMNKCLSAAAGIGVDDLRRLCIVRLSFVKGWGPDYPRSSIKETPCWVEVHLHRALQLLDEVLHTMPIDGPRTNIE from the exons ATGAATACGACAGCGCCTACTTCGGCAGATGCCTGTCTTAGTATCGTCCACTCGTTAATGTGCCACCGGCAAGGGGGTGAGAGTGAAGGATTCTCAAAGAGAGCTATTGAGTCTTtagtaaagaaattaaaagagAAACGAGATGAACTAGATTCATTAATTACTGCTATAACAACTAATGGTGCACATCCAAGTAAATGTGTAACAATTCAACGGACATTAGATGGTAGATTACAG GTTGCGGGACGAAAAGGATTTCCTCATGTTATATATGCTAGAATTTGGCGCTGGCCGGACCTGCACAAAAATGAGCTGAAACATGTAAAATTCTGTCAGTTTGCATTTGACTTGAAATGTGATTCAGTGTGTGTAAATCCATATCACTATGAAAGGGTTGTGTCCCCTGGAATTG actTATCAAACCTTACACTCCAATCAGGGCCTAGTCGGCTAGTAAAAGATGAGTATACCGCTGGGATCGGAGGTAATGGTATGGACATGGATACTGGAGAGCTAGTCACAATACAACACCATGCTACCAGCCCTAGACATCCGCATACAACTATAGCACACCACCATCAACAATTTCAAgcaactaatattataataaatcaagGACAAA CGCCAGATGGCGTACCGAATATGTTTTCGCCGCATGGACAGCGCCCTCGACCGGGGGCGCCACCACAAATGGGGCATTCGCCTGGGCAACAAATGATCTCTAACCATCAAAATAGCCAAATGACACAAATGGGCCCTGGTACTCCCCAGATGGGTAGAACTACACCTCAAATAGGACCGGGAACACCACAGATGGGTCCCGGAACGCCCCAAATGGGACCTGGCACACCACAAATGTGTCCTGGTACGCCACAAATGGGACCTGGGACACCTCAAATGGGCCCTGGCACTCCTCAAATGGGACCTGGAACACCACAAATGGGTCCCGGTACACCTCAGATGGGTCCTGGCAATCCACAGATGGGGTCGAATGTGCCACAAATGGCGTCGCCTAGAATGGCGTCAGCTCCCAACCAAATGTCACCTGGCGCTCCACAAATCACAAATATAAGCCAAGGGATGTCTATGAATGCTCAGCAAATGATGGGTCAGCAGAGAGCTATAGCACCAAAGCTAGAGCCACCAGATACAATGGATGCGCGAACTATGTGGAGAATGAATCATT cGGCTATGCCAGTTACTATGTCCCCGGGAGGGTCTACCCCTATTATAGATGGCGCGAACAACACGTTCTTCACAACAGAACAAACATCAGCCGACACACAACTTACGCAATCAATGCCAG GCTCAGTGGCTGTATCAAATGTTAGTTCAGTGCCAGTTACAGCAGTAGCGTCCCCTATTGAACCTCAACAAAATGGTTTCACAGCGACAAGTCCGCCTCAGCAAAGCCCCTTGCCCCATCGCACTCAGCATCAACAAG GTACCTGGACGGGCAATAACACTCTAACGTATACGCAGAGCCTTGCGCCGCCGCCGGCCGCACCGCCCGTTCCAGTGGACGCACCATCACACCATCACCATTACT atAATGGCAACCCTGGCGGTCTTCTATCTAGCCAGCCAGCGCCAGAGTACTGGTGTTCGGTCGCGTACTTTGAGTTGGACACGCAGGTCGGGGAGACATTCAAAGTGCCCTCTAGTCGACCTAATGTTACT GTTGATGGCTATGTGGATCCCTCTGGCGGCAACAGATTCTGCTTGGGTGCGTTAAGTAATGTTCACAGAACTGAACAGAGTGAAAGAGCTAG gTTACACATAGGTAAAGGCGTCCAACTCGACTTGCGTGGTGAAGGGGACGTATGGTTACGATGTCTTTCGGACCACTCGGTGTTTGTGCAGTCCTATTACCTCGATCGAGAGGCTGGTAGGGCTCCAGGGGATGCAGTCCATAAGATTTATCCCTCTGCTTGTATTAAG GTATTCGATCTCCGTCAATGTCACCGCCAAATGCAGACGCAAGCGGCGACTGCGCAAGCGGCCGCAGCTGCGCAGGCTGCCGCCGTCGCTGGACATATTGCGCCTGCGCATCCGGGGATGAACAAAT GTTTATCAGCGGCCGCAGGTATAGGAGTAGATGATTTAAGAAGATTGTGCATCGTCCGCCTGTCGTTTGTGAAGGGATGGGGTCCTGACTACCCTCGGAGCTCTATTAAGGAGACACCTTGCTGGGTCGAAGTACATTTACACAg AGCGCTACAATTGTTGGACGAGGTCCTCCACACGATGCCTATAGACGGACCTCGGACTAACATCGAGTAG
- the LOC125054023 gene encoding mothers against decapentaplegic homolog 4 isoform X2, giving the protein MNTTAPTSADACLSIVHSLMCHRQGGESEGFSKRAIESLVKKLKEKRDELDSLITAITTNGAHPSKCVTIQRTLDGRLQVAGRKGFPHVIYARIWRWPDLHKNELKHVKFCQFAFDLKCDSVCVNPYHYERVVSPGIDLSNLTLQSGPSRLVKDEYTAGIGGNGMDMDTGELVTIQHHATSPRHPHTTIAHHHQQFQATNIIINQGQTPDGVPNMFSPHGQRPRPGAPPQMGHSPGQQMISNHQNSQMTQMGPGTPQMGRTTPQIGPGTPQMGPGTPQMGPGTPQMCPGTPQMGPGTPQMGPGTPQMGPGTPQMGPGTPQMGPGNPQMGSNVPQMASPRMASAPNQMSPGAPQITNISQGMSMNAQQMMGQQRAIAPKLEPPDTMDARTMWRMNHSAMPVTMSPGGSTPIIDGANNTFFTTEQTSADTQLTQSMPGRLSSVAVSNVSSVPVTAVASPIEPQQNGFTATSPPQQSPLPHRTQHQQGTWTGNNTLTYTQSLAPPPAAPPVPVDAPSHHHHYYNGNPGGLLSSQPAPEYWCSVAYFELDTQVGETFKVPSSRPNVTVDGYVDPSGGNRFCLGALSNVHRTEQSERARLHIGKGVQLDLRGEGDVWLRCLSDHSVFVQSYYLDREAGRAPGDAVHKIYPSACIKVFDLRQCHRQMQTQAATAQAAAAAQAAAVAGHIAPAHPGMNKCLSAAAGIGVDDLRRLCIVRLSFVKGWGPDYPRSSIKETPCWVEVHLHRALQLLDEVLHTMPIDGPRTNIE; this is encoded by the exons ATGAATACGACAGCGCCTACTTCGGCAGATGCCTGTCTTAGTATCGTCCACTCGTTAATGTGCCACCGGCAAGGGGGTGAGAGTGAAGGATTCTCAAAGAGAGCTATTGAGTCTTtagtaaagaaattaaaagagAAACGAGATGAACTAGATTCATTAATTACTGCTATAACAACTAATGGTGCACATCCAAGTAAATGTGTAACAATTCAACGGACATTAGATGGTAGATTACAG GTTGCGGGACGAAAAGGATTTCCTCATGTTATATATGCTAGAATTTGGCGCTGGCCGGACCTGCACAAAAATGAGCTGAAACATGTAAAATTCTGTCAGTTTGCATTTGACTTGAAATGTGATTCAGTGTGTGTAAATCCATATCACTATGAAAGGGTTGTGTCCCCTGGAATTG actTATCAAACCTTACACTCCAATCAGGGCCTAGTCGGCTAGTAAAAGATGAGTATACCGCTGGGATCGGAGGTAATGGTATGGACATGGATACTGGAGAGCTAGTCACAATACAACACCATGCTACCAGCCCTAGACATCCGCATACAACTATAGCACACCACCATCAACAATTTCAAgcaactaatattataataaatcaagGACAAA CGCCAGATGGCGTACCGAATATGTTTTCGCCGCATGGACAGCGCCCTCGACCGGGGGCGCCACCACAAATGGGGCATTCGCCTGGGCAACAAATGATCTCTAACCATCAAAATAGCCAAATGACACAAATGGGCCCTGGTACTCCCCAGATGGGTAGAACTACACCTCAAATAGGACCGGGAACACCACAGATGGGTCCCGGAACGCCCCAAATGGGACCTGGCACACCACAAATGTGTCCTGGTACGCCACAAATGGGACCTGGGACACCTCAAATGGGCCCTGGCACTCCTCAAATGGGACCTGGAACACCACAAATGGGTCCCGGTACACCTCAGATGGGTCCTGGCAATCCACAGATGGGGTCGAATGTGCCACAAATGGCGTCGCCTAGAATGGCGTCAGCTCCCAACCAAATGTCACCTGGCGCTCCACAAATCACAAATATAAGCCAAGGGATGTCTATGAATGCTCAGCAAATGATGGGTCAGCAGAGAGCTATAGCACCAAAGCTAGAGCCACCAGATACAATGGATGCGCGAACTATGTGGAGAATGAATCATT cGGCTATGCCAGTTACTATGTCCCCGGGAGGGTCTACCCCTATTATAGATGGCGCGAACAACACGTTCTTCACAACAGAACAAACATCAGCCGACACACAACTTACGCAATCAATGCCAGGTAGGTTAA GCTCAGTGGCTGTATCAAATGTTAGTTCAGTGCCAGTTACAGCAGTAGCGTCCCCTATTGAACCTCAACAAAATGGTTTCACAGCGACAAGTCCGCCTCAGCAAAGCCCCTTGCCCCATCGCACTCAGCATCAACAAG GTACCTGGACGGGCAATAACACTCTAACGTATACGCAGAGCCTTGCGCCGCCGCCGGCCGCACCGCCCGTTCCAGTGGACGCACCATCACACCATCACCATTACT atAATGGCAACCCTGGCGGTCTTCTATCTAGCCAGCCAGCGCCAGAGTACTGGTGTTCGGTCGCGTACTTTGAGTTGGACACGCAGGTCGGGGAGACATTCAAAGTGCCCTCTAGTCGACCTAATGTTACT GTTGATGGCTATGTGGATCCCTCTGGCGGCAACAGATTCTGCTTGGGTGCGTTAAGTAATGTTCACAGAACTGAACAGAGTGAAAGAGCTAG gTTACACATAGGTAAAGGCGTCCAACTCGACTTGCGTGGTGAAGGGGACGTATGGTTACGATGTCTTTCGGACCACTCGGTGTTTGTGCAGTCCTATTACCTCGATCGAGAGGCTGGTAGGGCTCCAGGGGATGCAGTCCATAAGATTTATCCCTCTGCTTGTATTAAG GTATTCGATCTCCGTCAATGTCACCGCCAAATGCAGACGCAAGCGGCGACTGCGCAAGCGGCCGCAGCTGCGCAGGCTGCCGCCGTCGCTGGACATATTGCGCCTGCGCATCCGGGGATGAACAAAT GTTTATCAGCGGCCGCAGGTATAGGAGTAGATGATTTAAGAAGATTGTGCATCGTCCGCCTGTCGTTTGTGAAGGGATGGGGTCCTGACTACCCTCGGAGCTCTATTAAGGAGACACCTTGCTGGGTCGAAGTACATTTACACAg AGCGCTACAATTGTTGGACGAGGTCCTCCACACGATGCCTATAGACGGACCTCGGACTAACATCGAGTAG
- the LOC125054023 gene encoding mothers against decapentaplegic homolog 4 isoform X1 — protein sequence MNTTAPTSADACLSIVHSLMCHRQGGESEGFSKRAIESLVKKLKEKRDELDSLITAITTNGAHPSKCVTIQRTLDGRLQVAGRKGFPHVIYARIWRWPDLHKNELKHVKFCQFAFDLKCDSVCVNPYHYERVVSPGIDLSNLTLQSGPSRLVKDEYTAGIGGNGMDMDTGELVTIQHHATSPRHPHTTIAHHHQQFQATNIIINQGQTPDGVPNMFSPHGQRPRPGAPPQMGHSPGQQMISNHQNSQMTQMGPGTPQMGRTTPQIGPGTPQMGPGTPQMGPGTPQMCPGTPQMGPGTPQMGPGTPQMGPGTPQMGPGTPQMGPGNPQMGSNVPQMASPRMASAPNQMSPGAPQITNISQGMSMNAQQMMGQQRAIAPKLEPPDTMDARTMWRMNHSAMPVTMSPGGSTPIIDGANNTFFTTEQTSADTQLTQSMPGRLTGSVAVSNVSSVPVTAVASPIEPQQNGFTATSPPQQSPLPHRTQHQQGTWTGNNTLTYTQSLAPPPAAPPVPVDAPSHHHHYYNGNPGGLLSSQPAPEYWCSVAYFELDTQVGETFKVPSSRPNVTVDGYVDPSGGNRFCLGALSNVHRTEQSERARLHIGKGVQLDLRGEGDVWLRCLSDHSVFVQSYYLDREAGRAPGDAVHKIYPSACIKVFDLRQCHRQMQTQAATAQAAAAAQAAAVAGHIAPAHPGMNKCLSAAAGIGVDDLRRLCIVRLSFVKGWGPDYPRSSIKETPCWVEVHLHRALQLLDEVLHTMPIDGPRTNIE from the exons ATGAATACGACAGCGCCTACTTCGGCAGATGCCTGTCTTAGTATCGTCCACTCGTTAATGTGCCACCGGCAAGGGGGTGAGAGTGAAGGATTCTCAAAGAGAGCTATTGAGTCTTtagtaaagaaattaaaagagAAACGAGATGAACTAGATTCATTAATTACTGCTATAACAACTAATGGTGCACATCCAAGTAAATGTGTAACAATTCAACGGACATTAGATGGTAGATTACAG GTTGCGGGACGAAAAGGATTTCCTCATGTTATATATGCTAGAATTTGGCGCTGGCCGGACCTGCACAAAAATGAGCTGAAACATGTAAAATTCTGTCAGTTTGCATTTGACTTGAAATGTGATTCAGTGTGTGTAAATCCATATCACTATGAAAGGGTTGTGTCCCCTGGAATTG actTATCAAACCTTACACTCCAATCAGGGCCTAGTCGGCTAGTAAAAGATGAGTATACCGCTGGGATCGGAGGTAATGGTATGGACATGGATACTGGAGAGCTAGTCACAATACAACACCATGCTACCAGCCCTAGACATCCGCATACAACTATAGCACACCACCATCAACAATTTCAAgcaactaatattataataaatcaagGACAAA CGCCAGATGGCGTACCGAATATGTTTTCGCCGCATGGACAGCGCCCTCGACCGGGGGCGCCACCACAAATGGGGCATTCGCCTGGGCAACAAATGATCTCTAACCATCAAAATAGCCAAATGACACAAATGGGCCCTGGTACTCCCCAGATGGGTAGAACTACACCTCAAATAGGACCGGGAACACCACAGATGGGTCCCGGAACGCCCCAAATGGGACCTGGCACACCACAAATGTGTCCTGGTACGCCACAAATGGGACCTGGGACACCTCAAATGGGCCCTGGCACTCCTCAAATGGGACCTGGAACACCACAAATGGGTCCCGGTACACCTCAGATGGGTCCTGGCAATCCACAGATGGGGTCGAATGTGCCACAAATGGCGTCGCCTAGAATGGCGTCAGCTCCCAACCAAATGTCACCTGGCGCTCCACAAATCACAAATATAAGCCAAGGGATGTCTATGAATGCTCAGCAAATGATGGGTCAGCAGAGAGCTATAGCACCAAAGCTAGAGCCACCAGATACAATGGATGCGCGAACTATGTGGAGAATGAATCATT cGGCTATGCCAGTTACTATGTCCCCGGGAGGGTCTACCCCTATTATAGATGGCGCGAACAACACGTTCTTCACAACAGAACAAACATCAGCCGACACACAACTTACGCAATCAATGCCAGGTAGGTTAA CAGGCTCAGTGGCTGTATCAAATGTTAGTTCAGTGCCAGTTACAGCAGTAGCGTCCCCTATTGAACCTCAACAAAATGGTTTCACAGCGACAAGTCCGCCTCAGCAAAGCCCCTTGCCCCATCGCACTCAGCATCAACAAG GTACCTGGACGGGCAATAACACTCTAACGTATACGCAGAGCCTTGCGCCGCCGCCGGCCGCACCGCCCGTTCCAGTGGACGCACCATCACACCATCACCATTACT atAATGGCAACCCTGGCGGTCTTCTATCTAGCCAGCCAGCGCCAGAGTACTGGTGTTCGGTCGCGTACTTTGAGTTGGACACGCAGGTCGGGGAGACATTCAAAGTGCCCTCTAGTCGACCTAATGTTACT GTTGATGGCTATGTGGATCCCTCTGGCGGCAACAGATTCTGCTTGGGTGCGTTAAGTAATGTTCACAGAACTGAACAGAGTGAAAGAGCTAG gTTACACATAGGTAAAGGCGTCCAACTCGACTTGCGTGGTGAAGGGGACGTATGGTTACGATGTCTTTCGGACCACTCGGTGTTTGTGCAGTCCTATTACCTCGATCGAGAGGCTGGTAGGGCTCCAGGGGATGCAGTCCATAAGATTTATCCCTCTGCTTGTATTAAG GTATTCGATCTCCGTCAATGTCACCGCCAAATGCAGACGCAAGCGGCGACTGCGCAAGCGGCCGCAGCTGCGCAGGCTGCCGCCGTCGCTGGACATATTGCGCCTGCGCATCCGGGGATGAACAAAT GTTTATCAGCGGCCGCAGGTATAGGAGTAGATGATTTAAGAAGATTGTGCATCGTCCGCCTGTCGTTTGTGAAGGGATGGGGTCCTGACTACCCTCGGAGCTCTATTAAGGAGACACCTTGCTGGGTCGAAGTACATTTACACAg AGCGCTACAATTGTTGGACGAGGTCCTCCACACGATGCCTATAGACGGACCTCGGACTAACATCGAGTAG
- the LOC125054023 gene encoding mothers against decapentaplegic homolog 4 isoform X3, which yields MNTTAPTSADACLSIVHSLMCHRQGGESEGFSKRAIESLVKKLKEKRDELDSLITAITTNGAHPSKCVTIQRTLDGRLQVAGRKGFPHVIYARIWRWPDLHKNELKHVKFCQFAFDLKCDSVCVNPYHYERVVSPGIDLSNLTLQSGPSRLVKDEYTAGIGGNGMDMDTGELVTIQHHATSPRHPHTTIAHHHQQFQATNIIINQGQTPDGVPNMFSPHGQRPRPGAPPQMGHSPGQQMISNHQNSQMTQMGPGTPQMGRTTPQIGPGTPQMGPGTPQMGPGTPQMCPGTPQMGPGTPQMGPGTPQMGPGTPQMGPGTPQMGPGNPQMGSNVPQMASPRMASAPNQMSPGAPQITNISQGMSMNAQQMMGQQRAIAPKLEPPDTMDARTMWRMNHSAMPVTMSPGGSTPIIDGANNTFFTTEQTSADTQLTQSMPAGSVAVSNVSSVPVTAVASPIEPQQNGFTATSPPQQSPLPHRTQHQQGTWTGNNTLTYTQSLAPPPAAPPVPVDAPSHHHHYYNGNPGGLLSSQPAPEYWCSVAYFELDTQVGETFKVPSSRPNVTVDGYVDPSGGNRFCLGALSNVHRTEQSERARLHIGKGVQLDLRGEGDVWLRCLSDHSVFVQSYYLDREAGRAPGDAVHKIYPSACIKVFDLRQCHRQMQTQAATAQAAAAAQAAAVAGHIAPAHPGMNKCLSAAAGIGVDDLRRLCIVRLSFVKGWGPDYPRSSIKETPCWVEVHLHRALQLLDEVLHTMPIDGPRTNIE from the exons ATGAATACGACAGCGCCTACTTCGGCAGATGCCTGTCTTAGTATCGTCCACTCGTTAATGTGCCACCGGCAAGGGGGTGAGAGTGAAGGATTCTCAAAGAGAGCTATTGAGTCTTtagtaaagaaattaaaagagAAACGAGATGAACTAGATTCATTAATTACTGCTATAACAACTAATGGTGCACATCCAAGTAAATGTGTAACAATTCAACGGACATTAGATGGTAGATTACAG GTTGCGGGACGAAAAGGATTTCCTCATGTTATATATGCTAGAATTTGGCGCTGGCCGGACCTGCACAAAAATGAGCTGAAACATGTAAAATTCTGTCAGTTTGCATTTGACTTGAAATGTGATTCAGTGTGTGTAAATCCATATCACTATGAAAGGGTTGTGTCCCCTGGAATTG actTATCAAACCTTACACTCCAATCAGGGCCTAGTCGGCTAGTAAAAGATGAGTATACCGCTGGGATCGGAGGTAATGGTATGGACATGGATACTGGAGAGCTAGTCACAATACAACACCATGCTACCAGCCCTAGACATCCGCATACAACTATAGCACACCACCATCAACAATTTCAAgcaactaatattataataaatcaagGACAAA CGCCAGATGGCGTACCGAATATGTTTTCGCCGCATGGACAGCGCCCTCGACCGGGGGCGCCACCACAAATGGGGCATTCGCCTGGGCAACAAATGATCTCTAACCATCAAAATAGCCAAATGACACAAATGGGCCCTGGTACTCCCCAGATGGGTAGAACTACACCTCAAATAGGACCGGGAACACCACAGATGGGTCCCGGAACGCCCCAAATGGGACCTGGCACACCACAAATGTGTCCTGGTACGCCACAAATGGGACCTGGGACACCTCAAATGGGCCCTGGCACTCCTCAAATGGGACCTGGAACACCACAAATGGGTCCCGGTACACCTCAGATGGGTCCTGGCAATCCACAGATGGGGTCGAATGTGCCACAAATGGCGTCGCCTAGAATGGCGTCAGCTCCCAACCAAATGTCACCTGGCGCTCCACAAATCACAAATATAAGCCAAGGGATGTCTATGAATGCTCAGCAAATGATGGGTCAGCAGAGAGCTATAGCACCAAAGCTAGAGCCACCAGATACAATGGATGCGCGAACTATGTGGAGAATGAATCATT cGGCTATGCCAGTTACTATGTCCCCGGGAGGGTCTACCCCTATTATAGATGGCGCGAACAACACGTTCTTCACAACAGAACAAACATCAGCCGACACACAACTTACGCAATCAATGCCAG CAGGCTCAGTGGCTGTATCAAATGTTAGTTCAGTGCCAGTTACAGCAGTAGCGTCCCCTATTGAACCTCAACAAAATGGTTTCACAGCGACAAGTCCGCCTCAGCAAAGCCCCTTGCCCCATCGCACTCAGCATCAACAAG GTACCTGGACGGGCAATAACACTCTAACGTATACGCAGAGCCTTGCGCCGCCGCCGGCCGCACCGCCCGTTCCAGTGGACGCACCATCACACCATCACCATTACT atAATGGCAACCCTGGCGGTCTTCTATCTAGCCAGCCAGCGCCAGAGTACTGGTGTTCGGTCGCGTACTTTGAGTTGGACACGCAGGTCGGGGAGACATTCAAAGTGCCCTCTAGTCGACCTAATGTTACT GTTGATGGCTATGTGGATCCCTCTGGCGGCAACAGATTCTGCTTGGGTGCGTTAAGTAATGTTCACAGAACTGAACAGAGTGAAAGAGCTAG gTTACACATAGGTAAAGGCGTCCAACTCGACTTGCGTGGTGAAGGGGACGTATGGTTACGATGTCTTTCGGACCACTCGGTGTTTGTGCAGTCCTATTACCTCGATCGAGAGGCTGGTAGGGCTCCAGGGGATGCAGTCCATAAGATTTATCCCTCTGCTTGTATTAAG GTATTCGATCTCCGTCAATGTCACCGCCAAATGCAGACGCAAGCGGCGACTGCGCAAGCGGCCGCAGCTGCGCAGGCTGCCGCCGTCGCTGGACATATTGCGCCTGCGCATCCGGGGATGAACAAAT GTTTATCAGCGGCCGCAGGTATAGGAGTAGATGATTTAAGAAGATTGTGCATCGTCCGCCTGTCGTTTGTGAAGGGATGGGGTCCTGACTACCCTCGGAGCTCTATTAAGGAGACACCTTGCTGGGTCGAAGTACATTTACACAg AGCGCTACAATTGTTGGACGAGGTCCTCCACACGATGCCTATAGACGGACCTCGGACTAACATCGAGTAG